The window CTCCAGGCTCGCGGACACCGGACGCGCCGGATCAAATCCGATCACGAGAAATTCCGAAGCGCCGATGCGCGACCCGGTGGGAAAGGTCCAGGATTTTCCGCCGCCCGGTTCCAGGCTGATTTCAAAGCCTGAAAGATCAATGGTGCCAGCTTGGGAGTTGAACAACTCCACCCAACCCGCGCCGTTCGCGCTGGAGGCGAGGATTTCGTTGAGCACGACGCCTTGCCGGCCCATGAGGGCGTTGCTTTGGCCCGGGCTTGCCGCGCCCGCGAAAGAAACGAAGGACGCGCTGCCGTCGGGAAGGCGGCCTTCGGAAACGCCCTCGCTCTGCGCGCCATAACTGACGCGGTCGATTTCGTTGCCTGCCGTGTCGAGCAACGCGATGAAGCCGCCGGCGGCCGAGAGCTTGAACCCCACATGATTTGCGCCCGCTCGCTCGTCCGCGTAGAGCCGGATAAAACCTCGCGGCGCAATCGAGGCCAGCGATTGGATTCGATGCAGCGCGTTCTCTGTTTGCAGAACCAGACCCTTCAACGCCGCCGGGCGCGTCGGATCGGGATTGTACACCTCAAGCCAGTCGTCGGCTCCGGGACGCGGATTCGCGAGCCATTCGTTGATCTTGAGATTGGTCGAAGGCGCCAGTTCGGCCGCGACGTTTGCGGCCCCTGGCGTTGGCGTGGACAGATTCCAGGACGCCGTCAAGCCGACGCGGCTGATGGTGAACGCCGGCGTCTGTGAACCGAACGTCACCGCGTCCACCCGCCGGCGCGAAGCATCGTAAAGCACGACGCTTTCTCCATCCTGGTCCAGTTTGAACGGAGCGTGCAGTCCCGGCGCGTTCGTTAGGCCATCGCACCAGACGAGCAGAAAGCCCTTGGGCGGAATCACGGTGCCCGCCGGAAAAACAAAGGACGCTTCGCTGTGATCAGTTACGGTCCAGCCTCCAATCGACGCCGGAGCCGCAGTTGCATTGGCGAGTTCGATCCAATCCACGCTCTGGGTGCCGGCCGAGGCTTGAGCTTCCGCTTGCGCCGAGATTTCGCTGAGCCGCACCGAACTCAGGGCCGGCGGCGCGCTGAGCCGTCCGGGCGAGCCGTTGGCCGCGTTGCTTGCGAACCAATTCACCGGATCGTCCGGATCGCCGTCGGGATCGATGACTTCGAGGGAGAACCCCTCGCCGTCCGCAGGGGCCGGCCACGCGCCGTCGTCCCGGTAAGTCACGGCCGTCACCGTGCGCCCTTCGCGATCGCGCAATTCGATTCGCTCGCCTCCATTGCTCAGCGCGCCATCGAAGTACCCGGTGACGACAGCGCCCGGATAACGCGCCGCGAACGAAGCCGAACTCAATGACGAAGCCAGCACGGCGGCCTGGCCTGGATTCAGAACGCTCCGGTGCGGAAACACAAACTCAACACCCGTGAAGGAAAATCCCGTGACGTCAAGGGCCACGCTTCCGCGATTCTGGATTTCGATGAATTCAAAGGCGTCGCCGCCAATCGGATGATACATGATTTCAGTGATCCGCAGCGGAGTCCCGATTTCGTCCGCGAGAAACTCCGCTTCCGTCAACGCGCTCCAAACGCCTTGCCGCAGCACGCGCGCTTTGATCCGAACGCTTTTGTTCAACGGAATCGGCGCCGCGTAAGCGATCGCCGAGGCTGCCACCGCGCCCGTGACCGGCACGCGCGGATCGGTTTCGTCGGTCGTGAAATAAATCGTCCCATCCACTGCGCTCAAAGTCACGGTGGCGCCGCGCGGGACGCGTCCGCCGAACGGGCTGAGACCCGGCGCGGCCACGGCCGGATAAAGGTCGGCGGTCCGGAGTTGGGCCAGCACCGTGGCCGTGCGTTGCGGGAAATACTGGGAGAGCAGGCGGTTTTGCTCCGCGCGCCACTGGTTGTCCCGCGTGTAAAGGAAATAAGGCCCGCTCTGATACGGATGCACATCGCGGCGGTAATCGCCCCAGCGCGCTGATTCCGCGACGATGGGCAATTCAACCTGGCGCGCCCGGTTTCGCCATCGTTCCGCCACCGCCGCAGGGGTGAGCGCTCCGCCGTTGAAAAAGTGTTTCTGGACGCGGTCCGCGAAGGCGAGTCGATATTCCGCGTTGCCGACGAGCTTCGTGTGCAGGCCCGAGGGGGTGTCCGCGTTTGAGACTCGGTTGTAAGTGGGATTGTCGAGAATGTTTTCGCCGTCCCAGGGCACGTAAGCGAAGCCGTGGCGCGCATCCTTGGGCCGAATCGTGTACCAGTTCTTGTTTTGCCCCCAGTCCTGATGGCCGATGTAAAAGTGCAGCAGCATGTAATCGAGGAACTGCGGGAGATCGAGATACTGCTGCATGCGCGCGTAGGCGGCCGGATCACTTAGATTCGAGATCGCGAGCATCGCGTTGTAAGCGCTCATGCTGCCATCGACCACCGCGCCTTCGTTCACGACGTCGTAATGTTCCTTTTCCCCGCCCAGGTAGGAAGCCGCGAAGGCGCCGTCCGGCCTTTCGCTCGGATCATAAATGCCCCAGTAAAGGCCGTTGATGAACAAATGGACGTAACGGTTGTGGCTCGCCAGGCCGCCCATCGCGCGTATCGTGTCTTTCGTCCAGGAATCGCGCGTGCGCTGGCCGCGCAAACGCTGGTTGGGATCCCAATGCAGCCAGGAAAAATTGAAATCCGCCCGCAGCACCAGCGTGTCGAAACTTCGGATTGGCGAATCCGGAAAAATCGGGAAGTCGAGCCGCGTCGGGCCGTAATCGCCCTTGAACACCAGCCGCAGCGGATGCTTCGGCTGCTTCTGTGGCTCGCGCGCCGCGTTGCCCTGAATCTGCACGCCGGCGCTGCGTTGAAATCCGCGCGAGCCGTCGTTCGGGATGAACTCGACCGAGCAAGGCCGCTCCCAGGAGGGTCCCCGGCTGAGCGGATGCGTGTAAATCCCGTCGGCGGAGCTGAACAAATCGTCCCGCTGCGCCACGATCGACATCACCGGCAAGGCGAGTAGCGCGTCTTTGATAAGGACGCTGTACGCCGGATTATTCATGATTTCCGGGTCCATTTCATAATCCGCCGGCACGATCCGGTTTGGAAAACCTGTGTTATGCGTGCCCCATGTCGTGGGATAACCCGCGGGAGCCGCGGGTTGGCGGAGCACGTCGTCCGCAAACAGATACGTGTGCGTGGTGACCGCGGATGGGAGCATGTTCGGTTTGAACGCCGCCACACGCAGCGTCGTCGTCGATGCAATCCGCATCGGCGCTGAGTAGGTTTGCCCGTTCGACTCGGTCGGTTCGCTGCCGTCTGTCGTGTAGCGAAACGTTACGCCGGCCAGCGGTGAAGCAATCGCCAACATGAACGGCGCATCGAACCAACCTCGCCCCACGTTCGGGTGCGGCGGTGGGACGACGCCTTCCACGGGACTCGCGCCATTGGCTCCACCGGGCGTCGGCGTGCGGAAATATCGGAGCTGGCCGGCGCTGTCGTAGCCGTACGAATAGTCATTGCGCTGTTCGGGGAACGACGCGGCGAACTCCGAGACCGCCACGCGGGGAGATTCCTGGTTCAAGAGCGCCAGGTATTCACCGGACGGGTTCAACTTGAAATTCGCGTGCAACTTCGCGCCCGCCGAGGTGGGCTTGCGATCTTTGCCCGAAGCGAACACCACCAGGTATTGCCCCGGGCTGAGCGAGACCGCCGGAAAAACCCAGCGGCCCAGATCGTCGCGGTTGTCGGTCAGCGACCAACCTTCGAGATTCACCGAGGTAGTGCTCAGATTGTAGATTTCAATCCAATCCTGAAGTTCGCCATCCTCATCCTTCAGCCCGTTCGACGCGATGTTGGAAGCCAGGAATTCATTGATGCGCACGCCGGGCGTTGCGAAAATCGGATTCAGAGTAACCGACCAGTCCCCGCCGGAGAAAAGATTCGCCGGATTCGCGAAGTCGCGAATGCCGTGGGCGGCGTTCCAGAAAAACCGAACCGGACCGGCGGGCGGCGGCGCAAACTCGAAACGATACGGCCCGGCGGAATCTCCGGTCACTCTCGTGGCGGCGACGCCATTGACTAGCAAATCCGAAGCTTCGACGCCTTCGACCGGTTCGCTGAAGCGGACTTCCACTTGCGTCAAACTTCGAACCGTCAGTCCAGGGCGCGGCGCGGCTTCGGCGAGGGCCGGCGCCGTGCGATCGATGATTTCGTAGGGCCAGGCGCCGGCGGCGACCGGATCGAAGCGGTTGGGCGGCGAAGCCAGGTCCGTGATCAAGGTGTCGGCGTCCCAGCGCAATTCCACGGCGCCGGAATCCGTTGGATCGAACGTGAACGTGTAGCGCGCCGCCGTGCCTTGAACGGAGGTTGCGGCGCGAGCGCCCAGGAAAAAATCGGACGCGCTGACCCCAGCCACCGGCTCGGTGAAAGTCACGACCACATTGGTCAACCGCTCAACCATGCCCGGCGCCGGTTCGATGGACGCGATGCGCGGCGGCGTCACGTCCGATTCGACTGAGATCAGTTCTCCATCCCATTGCAGATCGCTGCTCGTGAGCGAGGTGTTGAAAACCTGGACCGCGAGCGCATTGCGGCCGGGCACGAGATAGCTTGGCGACGGCAGCGGATACACCGTGAAATTGACTGGCTCCGTGACAGCCGCGGTCGCGAAGCTGTTGAAGGCGCGTTCGCCTGCCGGCACGTTGTTGCGCGCCACCTCCACGCCGTTGATCCAGGCGATGAAGCCGTCGTCGCAGATCGCGCGCAAGTTGAGTTCCTGGATTTGTGACGGATTGCCCACATCGAACGTGGCGCGAAGGAAAACCGAGGAGTATCGGTTCTGCATATCGGCGAGGAGCGTGCCGCCGGAAAGATTTTCGCCGTAATGAAACGGCGCGGGGCCCAGGGCCCAGCGCGAATCGTCAAAGGCCGCTTTGCGCCAGACGTCCATGGGAGCCGAGGCTTCTTGCGTGCCCTTGAAGTAACGCCACGCCGATTGGGTGGAAACCATCGTGGCGGCTGCGGCGCGGTTCGATCCCAACACCGCCGCCGCGAACACCAGACAAAACAGACGCAAACCAGTTTTCATTTAGAATCTCAAACCCGCAGTGCCTGCAACCGCAGCGAACCTGCCATCATTTGAGAGCAATTTCCACGCTACAAAGCGAGGCAGCGGCGACGCGAACGAGACATTTTCACGGATTCAGATTCGACGACTTACTGATCACAGCGTTCCTCGAAACAAGCGAAGAACCTCTGCCAGACGCTGGCGCAATCGAGGGTTCTGGAATTTGTCGGTGCCCTGCCGATTGCAAATCGGCGATACCGCAGATTGAAAATCTGCGCTACGGTTCTCCGGTCGATCTGTCGTCAATCCCACGGTCTGCACAGTAAGTACAGGATTAACGTTCTTGCGAAATACGAACCGACCCAGAGCGGTTTTGAATTCCTGAATTCCGTTCGTTCCATAATTGAGCAAGCGGGATTTGAACAGCGGTTTGACTTGGTCCGCCCCCTCGCTCCGAGGAAACCGCCTAGTTATGACGATGCATTCGGATTACGCCAGGAGGCGTTTGCAGCGCAGAACCGAATGCGCCGTTTGAGCGAGGCGCTCGGCTCGTGTCGCATTTTTCCGGCTTTCCTGATTTCCGTCCAAGGCGATGCCGCTGGCCAAAACTGACACGACATTGGGTGTCATTTCAATCCCGCCAGAATATCCTCCAGCAAGCGCGGCACGTAGGGCGCGAAGCGAGCGTCGGGGACGGTTCCTTTGGCCGGGAATTCCTTGAGGCGATCCCGGATCGGTGAGGCTTTCTGGCCCAGCGCATCGATGGCGTTCAACGCCGCCACGGAAACGAACACGCCGTTTTTGTCCATCGGTCCCAGTTCCGCGAGCGTGGCCAAAGCGAGTTTCAAATCGGCTTCACTCCCGAATCGCCCCAGCGCTTCGGCAGCAACGACGCGGACGTACGGCGAGGTGTCCTTCAGTGCTTCGAGCAATTCCGCGCGCGCCGATTCCACGCCGGCTTTTTCTCGCATCAACATTCCGAGCGCGGCCCAGTAACGCACGGCGCTGTCCAGGTCCCGGAATGCTTGTTTGAGGGCGGGAACGTCTTCGGTTCTCAAGAGAGATGCGCGGTCGGCAGTATCGAAAATGCGCTGAAACGGATACCTGGCGTCTTCGTGGCCCATCTCGTACGGCGTGGAGCCTCGCGAGCGGCTGTGGATTTCACCTTCAGGCAGGAAGCCCACGTCGCGGATTCTGAGGGCCAGACTTTGCTGGGCCCCACGCAGCCGCGCCAAGACTTTCTCGTGTCCGGGCGAGCGAGCCAGGTTGTGGACTTCATCCGGATCGCTTTGAAGATCGTAGAGTTCCTCCGGTGCTTTGGTGTTCCAGAAGACATCTTGTGCCGGCGTCAACTTGCCTTCGTCGTGGAGCCTTTTCCAAACGCGGGTCGTCGGGGTCTGGAACATGTATTGAACGTGCTGCCCATAGAGTTTGTGGGGCATGTAATTCCGAATATAAACGTAGCGGCCATCGGTCACGCTGCGGACCAGGTCATAGCGCTCGTCCATACGGCCGCGGAAGCCGTGCATCCAAGGGCGTGGCGGATCCTGGAACTTCCCCATGAACGAGTAACCCTGCATCCACTCCGGAGGCTTGATGCCCGCAAGGCTTAGCATCGTGGGCGCGAAATCGACGAAGCTTACGAGGCGATCTGATTTGCCGCCGGGCCTGTATTCTGGCGGCGCGAGATGTCTGAATTTCTCCGGGAAATAAACCGCCAGCGGGACGTGCAATCCGGAGTTGTAAGGCCAGCGTTTGCTGCGCGGCATGCCGGAGCCGTGATCGCCCCAGTAGAAAACAATCGTGTCCTCCGTCAGGCCGTCGTCCGCGAGTTCCTTCAAGCGCTCGCCGGCGTCGGCGTCGGCCAAACTCACGCAATCGTAATACTGCGCCCAGTCCTGGCGGACCTCGGGAGTGTCCGGATGATAGGCCGGGACGCGGACTTTGGCTGGATCGTGGACTTGTTTGTGAGGGCGCGCGCGGATTCGGCTTTCGTGGCTTTTCTCGGAATTGAAGACGGCGAAGAACGGCTGACCGGATGGCCGATTGCGCCAGTGGCCGCGCTTGGAGGAGTCGTCCCAGACTTTGCCGGGCTTCGCGAGATTGTAGTCTTCTTTCGCGTTGTTCGAGCAATAGTAGCCGGCTTCGCGCAGAAACTGCGGGAACATTTTCATGCTGGGCGGCAAGGACACCATGCTGCGCATGTGCTCGCTGCCGGTCGATGGCGGATAGAGTCCGGAGATGATCGTGGTGCGGGCCGGTGCGCAGACGGGCGCGCAGGACC of the Verrucomicrobiota bacterium genome contains:
- a CDS encoding sulfatase, producing MPFAALPMPAFAAATSDRPNLLWLSSEDHGPQMGCYGDTFATTPSVDRLAARGMIYTRVWSCAPVCAPARTTIISGLYPPSTGSEHMRSMVSLPPSMKMFPQFLREAGYYCSNNAKEDYNLAKPGKVWDDSSKRGHWRNRPSGQPFFAVFNSEKSHESRIRARPHKQVHDPAKVRVPAYHPDTPEVRQDWAQYYDCVSLADADAGERLKELADDGLTEDTIVFYWGDHGSGMPRSKRWPYNSGLHVPLAVYFPEKFRHLAPPEYRPGGKSDRLVSFVDFAPTMLSLAGIKPPEWMQGYSFMGKFQDPPRPWMHGFRGRMDERYDLVRSVTDGRYVYIRNYMPHKLYGQHVQYMFQTPTTRVWKRLHDEGKLTPAQDVFWNTKAPEELYDLQSDPDEVHNLARSPGHEKVLARLRGAQQSLALRIRDVGFLPEGEIHSRSRGSTPYEMGHEDARYPFQRIFDTADRASLLRTEDVPALKQAFRDLDSAVRYWAALGMLMREKAGVESARAELLEALKDTSPYVRVVAAEALGRFGSEADLKLALATLAELGPMDKNGVFVSVAALNAIDALGQKASPIRDRLKEFPAKGTVPDARFAPYVPRLLEDILAGLK